Proteins from a single region of Dictyostelium discoideum AX4 chromosome 5 chromosome, whole genome shotgun sequence:
- the ube3a gene encoding ubiquitin-protein ligase E3A, giving the protein MSKSPPIPHKNSMSNESLEKEKERLRFIIEQYFLQITRGCSEKLLYHSKYCCHNPQFQKFADPNNAAVKALRIGKKYEEKYLCSYLLVSEKERGITYHNMKTLVDLSRHYDNYSNIVEYIKTSFALPSTVNSSFKSTRTQDFDDETYFDGLDLDDINKIFNLLLSLDNDRINDELQKASRQLSNNLRYNASSYSEKSQLKPFIFLLVNPYIHDLENRGILANVFIALESLSEKMRNIFYEWFNHLSKEAFVQTLTNFEQFISVRILADDDIKLHADVPVKGACTAIQLMSKVNDSKKFVQYTDFYNDALNEALDLFLDYNSTKRCFTYASFPAVLNVITKGQYLQIEHALTQNSLRTQFGQMGITSAADFLIFKIRREHLIDDTLDKVQTLREENRKSELRKELKVHFMGEEGIDEGGVKREFFQLIVRKIFDPEYGMFKYNTTTNCFWFNPDSVDYTEFELIGIIIGLALYNNIILDVHFPLVIFKKLLNLDLTMEDIESLDPEVYQSFIKIKTTEEDVSDWSLYFCATYESIYGQTKVHNLKQGGDDIQVTNENRNEYLDLYKDYLLNKSISKQFAPFFKGFRMVCDSPILKILKPEELGNLVCGVEDLNFIELERGTNYEGGYTQDDTTIKNFWKVLHGLSDEDKRRFLTFVTGGDRVPYGGLEKMSFTITKTADSDRLPSAHTCFNTLILPAYPEFEKLRDLLTKALTHYEGFGLK; this is encoded by the exons ATGTCAAAATCACCACCAATACCACATAAAAACTCAATGTCAAATGAAAGTttagagaaagagaaagaaaggCTTAGATTCATTATTGAACA atacTTTCTTCAAATAACTAGAGGGTGTTCAGAGAAATTACTTTATCATTCAAAATATTGTTGTCATAATCCAc aatttcaaaaatttgcAGATCCAAATAATGCAGCAGTTAAAGCATTAAGAATAGGTAAAAAATATGAAGAAAAGTATTTATGTAGTTATTTATTAGTATCAGAGAAAGAAAGAGGTATAACCTATCATAACATGAAAACTTTGGTTGATTTATCAAGACACTATGACAATTATTCAAACATTGTAGAATATATCAAAACTTCTTTTGCTCTTCCTTCAACTGTTAATTCTTCTTTTAAATCg acaAGAACACAAgattttgatgatgaaactTATTTTGATGGTTTAGATTTAGATgacataaataaaattttcaatttactTTTAAGTTTA gATAATGATAGaattaatgatgaattaCAAAAAGCATCAAGACAATTAAGTAATAATCTTAGATATAATGCATCTTCATATTCAGAGAAATCACAACTTAAACCatttatatttcttttagtg aacccATATATTCATGACCTTGAAAATAGAGGAATTTTAGCAAATGTATTTATAGCATTAGAATCACTTTCAGAGAAAATgagaaatatattttatgaATGGTTTAACCATTTATCAAAGGAAGCATTTGTTCAAACATTAACTAATTTTGAACAATTCATTTCCGTAAGAATATTGGCagatgatgatattaaattacATGCCGATGTTCCTGTTAAAGGTGCTTGTACCGCAATTCAATTAATGT caAAAGTAAATGATTCAAAGAAATTTGTTCAATATACAGATTTTTATAATGATGCATTAAATGAAGCATTGGATTTGTTTTTAGATTATAATTCAACTAAACGTTGCTTTACATATGCAAGTTTTCCAGCAGTACTAAATGTAATAACAAAGGGTCAATATTTACAGATTGAACATGCACTAACACAAAATTCATTAAGAACTCAATTTGGTCAAATGGGTATAACATCAGCAGccgattttttaatttttaaaattagaagaGAACATCTTATAGATGATACATTGGATAAAGTTCAAACATTAAGAGAGGAGAATAGAAAGAGTGAACTTAGAAAAGAACTAAAGGTTCATTTCATGGGTGAAGAAGGTATTGATGAAGGTGGTGTAAAAAGAGAATTCTTTCAATTAATCGTTAGAAAAATATTTGATCCTGAATATGGAatgtttaaatataatacaaCCACAAATTGTTTTTGGTTTAATCCTGATTCTGTTGATTATAcagaatttgaattaattggtatt attATAGGTTTAGcactttataataatattattttagatGTACATTTTCCTttagttatttttaaaaaattattaaatttagatttaacaATGGAAGATATAGAATCATTGGATCCAGAGGTTTATCAAAGttttataaagataaaaacaACAGAAGAGGATGTTAGTGATTGGTCATTGTATTTTTGTGCAACCTATGAGAGTATATATGGTCAAACCAAAGTTCACAATCTTAAACAAGGTGGTGATGATATTCAAGTCACCAATGAAAATAGAAATGAATATTTAGACCTCTACAAAGATTACttgttaaataaatcaattagtaAACAATTTGCTCCATTTTTTAAAGGTTTCAGAATGGTTTGTGattcaccaattttaaagattttaaaaccCGAAGAATTGGGTAATTTGGTTTGTGGTGttgaagatttaaatttcattGAATTAGAACGTGGTACAAATTATGAAGGTGGTTATACTCAAGATGATACAACTATAAA aaATTTTTGGAAGGTTTTACATGGTTTATCAGACGAAGATAAAAGgagatttttaacttttgtAACAGGTGGTGATAGAGTGCCTTATGGTGGTTTAGAGAAAATGAGTTTTACAATCACAAAAACTGCCGATAGTGATAGATTACCATCAGCACATACATGTTTCAATACCTTAATTTTACCAGCATATCCAGAATTTGAAAAACTAAGAGATCTCTTAACTAAAGCTTTAACTCATTATGAAGGTTTTGGtcttaaataa
- the bzpS gene encoding hypothetical protein, whose amino-acid sequence MDSKNPLPTPEKNIWSLLLKDFSQLQQNQFQKSQQPQQQNNTNINLNQNNIINNNNNNDNLNTINNNNTINNNNNNNNNNNNNNNNNNNNNNDNLNTINNIISNIINNNSNNVNLNNIINNNNNSNNINKNNNNNNNNVNLNNIINNNNVNLNNNSINYNNSNNENSINNINYNNENSINNNNNNNNNFINDIYNDVNNNNNNNGNNTYDQQVLMEQLQLLEQLQQQQHTIQQHLRGYQHQCQKQYEQRQQDYQQQYQQPYISPSSLLITSDDNQIDYNQLLSGNNINIINYLSENNQQPQTLPQSTPISPQLQTQSQVAPQQKQLLQQQQQQNVDPPPISQSPSYSSIASFSIGDQVNNNINNNNNNNSQFFPILPTNVDILQQSNLNKLPIDFINNNNINIEKLIMYNNNNNSILSNNTTPTLTPTVTPTLTPTVTPTLTPTVTPTLTSTPSNSTSISTTTTNSTLKPNSKTTTTNTKTITKLNKNETGNLDQTNLQNSKIVPIDLSLQIPIDSPSRKSLKKINQNIASRNYRQKKKDYIKEIEERMLALSIENDKLHKENESLKKIGGAEAMKLGPELMKLMVDGNKILLEMKKCLDINDERTLIYLLHQYHCVVEKRYLYMEKEVDKVANPYTQMRLAKVGYTPKQSLSGINIFQGPEADSWINLFKKEVNITLEQSNKLDSLRAQYCAVSEKIQFDLEKLDSEIKTFFFEKVFALQLGNDITDNNIEGIPASKVLPIEIFGPLDLNEQLDIINKLETLKNKLTLNCSLFLDTFSSISAILTPKQEAVLLTKVNIFACANSLDFELVKDVWSNIIQNSFSGPIDIGETLKKLFRNPTNQ is encoded by the coding sequence atGGATAGTAAAAATCCATTACCCACACctgaaaaaaatatttggtcACTTTTGTTAAAAGATTTTTCTCAActtcaacaaaatcaatttcaaaaatctcaacaaccacaacaacaaaataataccaatattaatttaaaccaaaataatattattaataataataataataatgataatttaaatactattaataataataatactattaataataataataataataataataataataataataataataataataataataataataataatgataatttaaatactattaataatattattagtaatattataaataataatagtaataatgtaaatttaaataatattataaataataataataatagtaataatattaataaaaataataataataataataataatgtaaatttaaataatattataaataataataatgtaaatttaaataataatagtattaattataataatagtaataatgaaaatagtattaataatattaattataataatgagaatagtattaataataataataataataataataattttattaatgatatttataatgatgtaaataataataataataataatggtaataatacatATGATCAACAAGTATTGATGGAACAACTTCAATTGTTagaacaattacaacaacaacaacatacAATACAACAACATTTAAGAGGTTACCAACACCAATGTCAAAAACAATATGAACAACGTCAACAagattatcaacaacaatatcaacaaccaTATATATCcccatcttcattattaataacgAGTGATGACAATCAAATCGATTATAATCAACTATTATCAGgaaacaatataaatataataaattatctatcagaaaataatcaacaacctCAAACACTACCACAATCAACACCAATTTCACCACAATTACAAACACAGTCTCAAGTAGCaccacaacaaaaacaactactacaacaacaacaacaacaaaatgttGATCCACCTCCAATAAGTCAATCACCGTCATATTCATCAATagcatcattttcaattggtgatcaagttaataataatattaataataataacaataataatagtcaattttttccaattttgcCAACAAATGTAGATATTTTAcaacaatcaaatttaaataaactcccaattgattttataaataacaataatattaacattgaaaaattaataatgtataataataataataattcaattttgtCAAATAATACAACACCAACATTAACGCCAACAGTAACACCAACATTAACACCAACAGTAACGCCAACATTAACACCAACAGTAACACCAACATTAACATCAACTCCATCCAACTCAACCTcaatctcaacaacaacaacaaactcaaCATTAAAACCAAactcaaaaacaacaacaacaaatacaaaaacTATAACAAAACTAAACAAAAATGAAACTGGAAATTTGGATCAAacaaatttacaaaattcaaaaattgtgccaattgatttatcattacAAATACCAATTGATAGTCCATCaagaaaatcattaaaaaagataaatcaaaatattgcAAGTAGAAATTATagacaaaaaaagaaagattatataaaagaaattgaagagAGAATGTTagcattatcaattgaaaatgataaacttCATAAAGAGaatgaatcattaaaaaagattggaGGTGCTGAAGCTATGAAATTAGGACCTGAgctaatgaaattaatggtaGATGGTAATAAAATCTTActtgaaatgaaaaaatgttTAGATATTAATGATGAAAGAACTCTGATCTATCTTTTACATCAATATCATTGTGTTGttgaaaaaagatatttatatATGGAAAAAGAGGTTGACAAAGTCGCCAATCCATACACACAAATGAGATTGGCAAAAGTTGGTTACACTCCAAAACAAAGCCTATCaggaattaatattttccaaGGCCCAGAGGCTGATTCATggattaatttatttaaaaaagaggTTAATATAACTCTTGAACAGTCAAATAAATTGGACTCGTTAAGAGCTCAATATTGTGCGGTCAGTGAAAAGATTCAATTCGATCTTGAGAAATTAGATTCAGAGATTAAAACtttcttttttgaaaagGTATTTGCATTACAACTTGGAAATGATATCACTGATAATAATATCGAAGGTATACCAGCTTCAAAAGTACTTCCAATTGAAATCTTTGGTCCATTAGATCTCAATGAACAGTTGGatatcattaataaattggaaactttgaaaaataaattaactcTTAATTgtagtttatttttagacACTTTCTCTTCAATTTCTGCAATTTTAACACCAAAACAAGAAGCAGTTCTCTTAACAAAAGTTAACATTTTCGCTTGTGCTAATTCTTTAGATTTCGAATTGGTTAAAGATGTTTGGTCAAAcataattcaaaattctttttctggtccaattgatattggtgagactttaaaaaaattatttagaaacccaacaaatcaataa
- the bzpI gene encoding hypothetical protein: protein MDESFNSILEPENAWLFLFDDVSQLQQLPIVQNNQENFINSIDFNTGDVTTTNISGLNFQSLEESLNSDTSIENKPQIIEQIQFLQQQQQQQHDQIQQQLHNFQQQYQQQYQQRQQQYQQQYQKPYTPPSFIYSEKNDLVPQQQFHLGQENLQQPPQSLQQQQQPPSPSSPPQQQQQPQQQLQQLQQQHQQHQQHQQQPQFQQLPIQHELPQQSQLQHIQIQSQQIPTQPQPQQIQKQIQIEQPQVQVQQQIQPQQQIQPQQHIQLQQHIQLQQPQIQQQQLPPQTIQQKEINKKNQSKQSSNSMPLSQQIFFNTPKLDQHLLSYFQTQKTNNTINTLNVDQKRDNIEKQKENTSPPTPSSPVPTIINSNSTDINQISPSQQQQQQQQQQQQTTDINKILTLQQLEQQQLEYQKQQQQQQQFNLTFDDESKKSIKRINQNIANRNFRQRKKDHIKDIEDKMMELTLENEKLKKENESIRQQEHEGGTMAILKPSPEKKQLMLEIRSIVRQIGEALKEDNEKNLIYLLHMYHGAVAKRYSSIDKDAEQIASPEIQLRLASIGYVLKSTPFLTNIFQGIESDSWFNLFKEKANITSQQSVQLDIIREKYCEYNLKLLDEIHDLDSEVKKFFFQNIFVFQSYSISLKTSKPLDLSQQIEFACKLKLLKNKFFENSCLMFETFSSLSKILTPKQEALLLVEIDIFSCFNLKKFEMITNVWANKSKMKKSSDPFKIGDLSQIFEKP, encoded by the coding sequence atggatgaATCTTTCAATTCCATATTAGAACCAGAAAATGCatggttatttttatttgatgatgtttCACAATTGCAACAATTACCAATTGTTCAAAACAACCAAGAAAACTTTATAAATAGTATAGATTTTAACACTGGCGATGTTACCACTACAAATATAAGTggattaaattttcaaagttTAGAGGAATCATTAAATAGTGAtacatcaattgaaaataaaccTCAAATCATtgaacaaattcaatttctacaacaacagcaacaacagcaacatgaccaaattcaacaacaattacataattttcaacaacaatatcaacaacaatatcaacaacgtCAACagcaatatcaacaacaatatcaaaaaCCATATACACCAccttcttttatttattctgaaaaaaatgatttagttcctcaacaacaatttcattTAGGTCAAGAAAAtctacaacaaccaccacaatccttacaacaacaacaacaaccaccatcaccatcatcaccaccacaacaacaacaacaaccacaacaacaactacaacaactacaacaacaacaccaacaacaccaacaacaccaacaacagcCTCAGTTTCAACAACTACCAATACAACATGAGCTACCTCAACAATCACAACTACAACATATTCAAATACAATCACAACAAATACCAACACAACCACAGCCACAACAAATACAgaaacaaatacaaatagaACAGCCACAGGTACAAGTACAACAACAGATACAACCACAGCAGCAgatacaaccacaacaacatatacaactacaacaacatatacaactacaacagcCACAAATACAGCAGCAGCAATTACCACCACAAACAATACAgcaaaaagaaataaataaaaagaatcaatCAAAGCAGTCATCGAATTCAATGCCTCTTTCtcaacaaatattttttaatacacCAAAGTTAGATCAACACCTTTTATCATATTTTCAAACTCAAAAAACGAATAACACAATAAATACATTGAATGTAGACCAAAAAAGAGATAATatagaaaaacaaaaagaaaatactTCACCACCTACTCCATCATCACCTGTACCAACTATAATAAACTCTAACTCAACtgatataaatcaaatatcaccatcacaacaacagcaacagcaacaacaacaacaacaacaaacaacagatataaataaaatattaacattacaacaattagaacaacaacaattagaatatcaaaaacaacaacaacaacaacaacaatttaatttaacatttgatgatgaatcaaaaaaatcaataaaaagaattaatcaaaatataGCAAATAGAAATTTTAGACAAAGAAAAAAGGATCATATAAAGGATATTGAGGATAAAATGATGGAATTAACTTTAgagaatgaaaaattaaaaaaagagaatgaaTCAATTAGACAACAAGAACATGAAGGTGGTACAATGGCTATTTTAAAACCGTCACCAGAAAAGAAGCAACTAATGCTAGAGATTAGAAGTATTGTTAGACAAATAGGCGAGGCTTTAAaagaagataatgaaaaaaacttaatttatttattgcaCATGTATCATGGTGCAGTGGCTAAAAGATATTCGTCCATTGATAAAGACGCTGAACAAATCGCAAGTCCGGAAATACAACTAAGGTTGGCTTCTATTGGATACGTGTTGAAATCTACACCTTTCCTAACCAACATTTTCCAAGGCATAGAGTCTGATAGCTGGTTTAACCTTTTCAAAGAGAAGGCTAATATCACATCCCAACAATCGGTTCAATTAGATATCATTCGTGAAAAATATTGCGAATATAATCTTAAACTGTTGGATGAAATTCATGATTTGGATTCTGAGGtgaaaaaattcttttttcaaaatatttttgtttttcaatctTATAGTATCTCTTTGAAAACTTCAAAACCTTTGGACCTTTCTcaacaaattgaatttgcttgtaaattgaaattattaaaaaacaaattcttTGAAAATAGTTGTCTAATGTTTGAAACTTTCTCCTCACTTAGTAAAATACTAACACCAAAACAAGAAGCTTTACTTTTGGTTGAAATCGATATATTCTCATGTTtcaatttgaaaaagttTGAAATGATCACAAATGTTTGggcaaataaatcaaaaatgaaaaaatcaaGTGAtccatttaaaattggtgatttaagtcaaatttttgaaaaaccttaa